A DNA window from Buttiauxella agrestis contains the following coding sequences:
- a CDS encoding MFS transporter — MNANSVTQTNDIPRSRWLRIIPPILITCIISYMDRVNIAFAMPGGMDSDLGITATMAGLAGGIFFIGYLFLQVPGGKIAVHGSGKKFIGWSLVAWVIISILTGFITNQYQLLFLRFALGVAEGGMLPVVLTMISNWFPDAERGRANAIVIMFVPIAGIITAPLSGWIISAMDWRWLFIIEGLLSAAVLVLWSLTVCDRPQEARWIDEREKKWLIDTLSAEQKQLAKTAVKNASLSAVLSDRTMWQLIALNFFYQTGIYGYTLWLPTILKELTHSTMGQVGMLAILPYVGAMAGMFIFSSLSDRTGKRKLFVALPLMGFAFCMFMSVVLKEHIWLSYTALVGCGVFLQSAAGVFWTIPARLFSAEMAGGARGVINALGNLGGFCGPYAVGLLITFYSKDAGVYCLAVSLAIASLLALMLPAKCDAPNSSDLPEPDGRLTTH, encoded by the coding sequence ATGAACGCTAACTCTGTTACCCAAACAAATGATATTCCACGAAGCCGCTGGCTTAGAATAATTCCACCCATTTTAATCACCTGTATTATTTCCTATATGGATCGGGTGAATATTGCTTTCGCCATGCCGGGGGGAATGGACAGTGATTTAGGTATTACCGCGACCATGGCGGGACTTGCGGGTGGGATCTTCTTTATTGGTTATTTGTTCCTCCAGGTTCCGGGCGGGAAAATTGCCGTTCACGGCAGCGGCAAAAAATTTATCGGCTGGTCGCTGGTGGCGTGGGTGATTATTTCCATCCTCACCGGCTTCATTACTAACCAATATCAACTGCTGTTTTTACGCTTCGCACTGGGTGTCGCGGAAGGGGGCATGTTGCCGGTGGTGCTGACGATGATCAGCAACTGGTTCCCGGATGCCGAACGCGGGCGCGCTAACGCGATTGTGATCATGTTCGTGCCCATCGCCGGGATTATCACGGCACCGCTTTCCGGCTGGATTATTTCTGCCATGGACTGGCGCTGGCTGTTCATTATCGAGGGTTTGCTCTCCGCAGCGGTACTGGTGTTGTGGTCGTTGACCGTTTGCGACCGCCCGCAAGAAGCTCGCTGGATAGATGAACGTGAGAAAAAGTGGCTGATTGACACGCTTAGCGCGGAACAAAAACAGTTGGCGAAAACGGCGGTGAAGAATGCGTCACTCAGCGCGGTACTTTCTGACCGCACCATGTGGCAACTCATCGCACTCAACTTCTTCTACCAGACCGGGATTTACGGCTACACCCTATGGCTGCCGACCATCCTCAAAGAATTGACCCACAGCACCATGGGGCAGGTTGGCATGTTAGCCATTCTGCCGTACGTCGGCGCGATGGCGGGCATGTTCATTTTCTCCTCGCTTTCTGACCGCACAGGCAAGCGCAAATTGTTCGTCGCTCTGCCGCTGATGGGCTTTGCGTTCTGCATGTTCATGTCCGTGGTCCTCAAAGAACACATCTGGCTTTCCTACACCGCATTGGTCGGTTGCGGCGTCTTTTTGCAATCCGCCGCAGGCGTGTTCTGGACGATACCTGCCCGCCTGTTTAGTGCAGAAATGGCCGGTGGGGCGCGTGGTGTTATCAATGCGCTCGGTAATCTCGGCGGGTTCTGCGGCCCGTATGCCGTCGGCTTGTTGATTACGTTCTACAGCAAAGATGCAGGCGTTTATTGCCTGGCGGTTTCACTGGCGATTGCCTCGCTGTTGGCGCTGATGTTACCGGCGAAATGTGATGCGCCGAACAGCAGCGATCTGCCTGAGCCTGATGGCCGCTTAACGACGCACTGA
- a CDS encoding FGGY-family carbohydrate kinase, with protein MKQQSQAFWLGIDCGGTYLKAGLYDQQGREFAIQRQALATVGEKPGWAERDMQRLWQSCADTIATLLKRSAISGDQVKGIGISAQGKGLFLLDKNDQPLGLAMLSSDRRALNIVSDWQRDKIPELLYPHTRQTLWTGHPVSLLRWVKQHQPERYAQIGTVMMAHDYLRWCLTGVKGCEESNISESNLYNMNRGAYDPQLLSWLGIEEVFPALPPVVGSSQICGEITADVAAITGLVAGTPVVGGLFDVVSTALCAGLHDDTALNAVMGTWAVTSGIANGISDQEPHPYVYGRFVSPGQFIVHEASPTSSANLEWLTAQCGNLSFKEINGAVSALPKAGSDVLFLPFLYGSNAGLEMTSGFYGLQSSHHRGHLLQAVYEGVVFSHMTHLNRIRERFSHAKTLRVTGGPAHSDVWMQMLADVSGLAVELPQVEETGCLGAALAALVGTGVFASFTQAQQQLTHATRVIHPDPAAWQAYQTKYQKYQLLIEALQGFHARCASLKNTREYPL; from the coding sequence ATGAAGCAACAATCGCAAGCCTTCTGGCTGGGCATCGACTGCGGTGGTACTTATCTCAAAGCAGGGTTGTACGATCAGCAGGGCCGGGAGTTCGCCATTCAGCGCCAGGCGTTAGCCACTGTGGGCGAGAAACCTGGCTGGGCTGAACGGGACATGCAACGGCTTTGGCAAAGTTGCGCCGACACGATTGCCACATTGCTAAAGCGTTCCGCCATCAGCGGCGATCAGGTTAAAGGCATCGGCATTTCAGCTCAGGGAAAAGGTCTGTTCCTGCTGGATAAAAATGACCAGCCTTTGGGGCTTGCGATGCTCTCGTCCGACAGGCGCGCGCTGAATATTGTCAGTGACTGGCAGCGGGACAAAATCCCCGAGCTGCTTTATCCGCACACGCGCCAGACCCTGTGGACCGGGCATCCGGTTTCATTGCTGCGCTGGGTAAAGCAGCACCAGCCGGAACGTTACGCGCAAATTGGCACGGTGATGATGGCGCATGATTATCTGCGCTGGTGCCTGACGGGCGTAAAAGGTTGCGAAGAGAGCAATATTTCCGAGTCCAATCTCTACAACATGAATCGGGGGGCGTATGACCCGCAACTGTTGTCGTGGCTGGGGATTGAAGAGGTTTTTCCGGCGCTACCTCCGGTTGTCGGTTCAAGCCAAATTTGCGGGGAAATCACGGCGGACGTGGCGGCCATTACCGGTCTGGTGGCGGGTACGCCCGTTGTCGGCGGCCTGTTCGACGTGGTTTCTACCGCATTGTGCGCGGGTCTGCATGATGACACGGCGCTCAATGCGGTGATGGGAACCTGGGCTGTCACCAGCGGCATTGCTAATGGAATCAGCGACCAGGAACCTCATCCTTATGTTTACGGGCGATTCGTTTCACCCGGTCAGTTCATTGTTCACGAAGCCAGTCCCACGTCGTCGGCCAACCTCGAATGGCTGACAGCCCAGTGTGGAAATCTGAGTTTTAAGGAAATCAACGGCGCGGTTTCTGCATTGCCCAAAGCGGGTAGTGACGTCCTGTTTCTACCGTTTTTGTATGGCAGTAACGCCGGGCTTGAAATGACCAGCGGCTTTTATGGCTTGCAGTCGTCGCACCATCGCGGGCACCTGTTGCAGGCAGTTTATGAGGGCGTGGTGTTCAGTCACATGACGCACCTTAACCGGATACGCGAGCGGTTTAGCCATGCCAAAACCCTGCGCGTAACCGGCGGCCCGGCGCATTCCGACGTCTGGATGCAGATGCTGGCGGATGTCAGCGGGCTGGCGGTGGAACTGCCGCAGGTTGAAGAAACCGGCTGTCTGGGCGCGGCGCTCGCCGCACTGGTTGGCACTGGCGTGTTCGCCAGTTTCACTCAGGCGCAGCAGCAACTCACACATGCCACGCGGGTGATTCATCCCGATCCCGCCGCCTGGCAGGCTTACCAAACCAAATATCAAAAATATCAGTTACTGATTGAAGCGCTACAGGGCTTTCATGCCCGTTGCGCGTCGCTAAAAAACACCAGGGAATACCCATTATGA